The genomic window TTGCCGAACTCGCCACCGGAGTTGACCGGATTACACCAGAAGACGCCGATGATGTACCGCGTGGCGAACGCGTCGCGGACCCACTCGGCATACACCTGTCCCGCCGCCTGCGGTGTCGGCTGGGGTCGCCAGCCCCGGATGTTCTTACCTTCTTCCTCGAAGCGGATCGCGAAGTCGCAAATCAGGATCGGCTTGCCGGTTTGCTCGTAGAGCCTGTCGAACTGTTCCTGGGGGAACCCCGGGTTGAACAACGGCTGAACGGCAATCGCATCGACGTACGGCAGCATTTCTTCTAGCGCGACGGGTGAGATGAGCCAGCTGGCAAGTCGGTCGCCAAAGATGAGGTGGTCCGGGTCGTACCTGCGGTTCGCTTCGCCGAGCACCCGGTAGTAC from Planctomycetota bacterium includes these protein-coding regions:
- a CDS encoding beta-agarase — translated: YYRVLGEANRRYDPDHLIFGDRLASWLISPVALEEMLPYVDAIAVQPLFNPGFPQEQFDRLYEQTGKPILICDFAIRFEEEGKNIRGWRPQPTPQAAGQVYAEWVRDAFATRYIIGVFWCNPVNSGGEFGNTGIKQGLYGKGLTPRPDLNRELRALNRFLVENTPAEVEFEDAAFGH